A stretch of the Capsicum annuum cultivar UCD-10X-F1 chromosome 10, UCD10Xv1.1, whole genome shotgun sequence genome encodes the following:
- the LOC107852671 gene encoding polyadenylate-binding protein 2 isoform X5: MEDDVEMGAGENGGVVELDDMKKRLKEMEDEAVALREMQAKFEKEMGSVQDPAAAAANQANKEEVDSRSVFVGNVDYSCTPEEVQQHFQACGTVNRVTIRTNKFGQPKGYAYVEFLEPEAVHEALLLNESELHGRQLKVSAKRTNVPGMKPYRARRPNPYMGFRGRTPFMPAPYFFPPYGYGKVPRARAPMRYSPYF, encoded by the exons ATGGAGGACGACGTTGAGATGGGAGCGGGGGAAAACGGCGGCGTGGTG GAATTGGATGACATGAAGAAGAGGTTAAAAGAGATGGAAGATGAAGCGGTTGCTCTCCGTGAAATGCAGGCCAAGTTCGAAAAAGAAATGGGTTCTGTTCAAg ACCCTGCTGCTGCTGCTGCAAACCAGGCAAACAAGGAAGAAGTGGATTCTCGATCTGTCTTTGTTGGAAAT GTGGATTATTCTTGCACTCCAGAGGAAGTGCAGCAACATTTTCAGGCATGTGGGACAGTAAATAGAGTTACAATCCGAACTAACAAGTTTGGGCAACCTAAAGGATATGCTTACGTTGAGTTTCTTGAACCAGAAGCTGTCCATGAAGCTCTTCTTCTGAATGAATCTGAACTTCATGGCCGCCAACTTAAG GTATCAGCAAAGAGGACTAATGTTCCTGGTATGAAGCCGTACCGTGCTAGGCGGCCCAACCCGTATATGGGATTTCGAGGTCGGACACCATTCATGCCTGCTCCTTATTTTTTCCCTCCTTATGGATACGG AAAGGTTCCAAGGGCTAGGGCGCCGATGCGTTACAGCCCTTACTTCTGA
- the LOC107852671 gene encoding polyadenylate-binding protein 2 isoform X4, whose protein sequence is MGERSGQCERGNMEDDVEMGAGENGGVELDDMKKRLKEMEDEAVALREMQAKFEKEMGSVQDPAAAAANQANKEEVDSRSVFVGNVDYSCTPEEVQQHFQACGTVNRVTIRTNKFGQPKGYAYVEFLEPEAVHEALLLNESELHGRQLKVSAKRTNVPGMKPYRARRPNPYMGFRGRTPFMPAPYFFPPYGYGKVPRARAPMRYSPYF, encoded by the exons A TGGGAGAAAGAAGTGGGCAGTGTGAAAGAGGGAACATGGAGGACGACGTTGAGATGGGAGCGGGGGAAAACGGCGGCGTG GAATTGGATGACATGAAGAAGAGGTTAAAAGAGATGGAAGATGAAGCGGTTGCTCTCCGTGAAATGCAGGCCAAGTTCGAAAAAGAAATGGGTTCTGTTCAAg ACCCTGCTGCTGCTGCTGCAAACCAGGCAAACAAGGAAGAAGTGGATTCTCGATCTGTCTTTGTTGGAAAT GTGGATTATTCTTGCACTCCAGAGGAAGTGCAGCAACATTTTCAGGCATGTGGGACAGTAAATAGAGTTACAATCCGAACTAACAAGTTTGGGCAACCTAAAGGATATGCTTACGTTGAGTTTCTTGAACCAGAAGCTGTCCATGAAGCTCTTCTTCTGAATGAATCTGAACTTCATGGCCGCCAACTTAAG GTATCAGCAAAGAGGACTAATGTTCCTGGTATGAAGCCGTACCGTGCTAGGCGGCCCAACCCGTATATGGGATTTCGAGGTCGGACACCATTCATGCCTGCTCCTTATTTTTTCCCTCCTTATGGATACGG AAAGGTTCCAAGGGCTAGGGCGCCGATGCGTTACAGCCCTTACTTCTGA
- the LOC107852671 gene encoding polyadenylate-binding protein 2 isoform X6: MEDDVEMGAGENGGVELDDMKKRLKEMEDEAVALREMQAKFEKEMGSVQDPAAAAANQANKEEVDSRSVFVGNVDYSCTPEEVQQHFQACGTVNRVTIRTNKFGQPKGYAYVEFLEPEAVHEALLLNESELHGRQLKVSAKRTNVPGMKPYRARRPNPYMGFRGRTPFMPAPYFFPPYGYGKVPRARAPMRYSPYF, encoded by the exons ATGGAGGACGACGTTGAGATGGGAGCGGGGGAAAACGGCGGCGTG GAATTGGATGACATGAAGAAGAGGTTAAAAGAGATGGAAGATGAAGCGGTTGCTCTCCGTGAAATGCAGGCCAAGTTCGAAAAAGAAATGGGTTCTGTTCAAg ACCCTGCTGCTGCTGCTGCAAACCAGGCAAACAAGGAAGAAGTGGATTCTCGATCTGTCTTTGTTGGAAAT GTGGATTATTCTTGCACTCCAGAGGAAGTGCAGCAACATTTTCAGGCATGTGGGACAGTAAATAGAGTTACAATCCGAACTAACAAGTTTGGGCAACCTAAAGGATATGCTTACGTTGAGTTTCTTGAACCAGAAGCTGTCCATGAAGCTCTTCTTCTGAATGAATCTGAACTTCATGGCCGCCAACTTAAG GTATCAGCAAAGAGGACTAATGTTCCTGGTATGAAGCCGTACCGTGCTAGGCGGCCCAACCCGTATATGGGATTTCGAGGTCGGACACCATTCATGCCTGCTCCTTATTTTTTCCCTCCTTATGGATACGG AAAGGTTCCAAGGGCTAGGGCGCCGATGCGTTACAGCCCTTACTTCTGA
- the LOC107852671 gene encoding polyadenylate-binding protein 2 isoform X2 has translation MGERSGQCERGNMEDDVEMGAGENGGVVELDDMKKRLKEMEDEAVALREMQAKFEKEMGSVQDPAAAAANQANKEEVDSRSVFVGNVDYSCTPEEVQQHFQACGTVNRVTIRTNKFGQPKGYAYVEFLEPEAVHEALLLNESELHGRQLKVSAKRTNVPGMKPYRARRPNPYMGFRGRTPFMPAPYFFPPYGYGKVPRARAPMRYSPYF, from the exons A TGGGAGAAAGAAGTGGGCAGTGTGAAAGAGGGAACATGGAGGACGACGTTGAGATGGGAGCGGGGGAAAACGGCGGCGTGGTG GAATTGGATGACATGAAGAAGAGGTTAAAAGAGATGGAAGATGAAGCGGTTGCTCTCCGTGAAATGCAGGCCAAGTTCGAAAAAGAAATGGGTTCTGTTCAAg ACCCTGCTGCTGCTGCTGCAAACCAGGCAAACAAGGAAGAAGTGGATTCTCGATCTGTCTTTGTTGGAAAT GTGGATTATTCTTGCACTCCAGAGGAAGTGCAGCAACATTTTCAGGCATGTGGGACAGTAAATAGAGTTACAATCCGAACTAACAAGTTTGGGCAACCTAAAGGATATGCTTACGTTGAGTTTCTTGAACCAGAAGCTGTCCATGAAGCTCTTCTTCTGAATGAATCTGAACTTCATGGCCGCCAACTTAAG GTATCAGCAAAGAGGACTAATGTTCCTGGTATGAAGCCGTACCGTGCTAGGCGGCCCAACCCGTATATGGGATTTCGAGGTCGGACACCATTCATGCCTGCTCCTTATTTTTTCCCTCCTTATGGATACGG AAAGGTTCCAAGGGCTAGGGCGCCGATGCGTTACAGCCCTTACTTCTGA